A region from the Mercenaria mercenaria strain notata chromosome 7, MADL_Memer_1, whole genome shotgun sequence genome encodes:
- the LOC123555062 gene encoding tripartite motif-containing protein 2-like encodes MSRTIKELITEEFLTCNICMDEFQNPKILKCLHTFCETCILSTIRHQRLNSSSGDISCPVCRTRIETNSCDKLNLQTNYPVQNLLEMIQSSTHSESFIELYRVKAGLNLDRAQAVAISEKSRCAYLQRNVDDLQNAVIGLRKELIEYKKQLTIEKDVTAKLKEQLVERNQTIDNLRKHAEDTENQFSELKVQKDNQEKVVDNLNKSSWMTNWCIRYIGKCLLSICQASVSWLPKWFQRKREENKRI; translated from the exons ATGTCAAGAACAATAAAAGAACTCATAACGGAGGAATTCTTGACATGTAACATTTGCATggatgaatttcaaaatccaaaaataCTCAAATGCCTGCATAccttttgtgaaacatgtatacTGTCAACCATTCGTCATCAAAGACTGAACTCGTCGTCGGGTGATATTTCATGTCCTGTTTGTCGGACAAGAATCGAAACAAATTCGTGTGATAAGTTGAATCTTCAAACAAATTACCCTGTCCAGAATTTATTAGAGATGATACAG AGCTCAACACACAGCGAAAGTTTTATAGAATTATACAGAGTAAAAGCCGGACTTAATCTTGATAGGGCACAAGCTGTAGCTATTTCG GAGAAGAGCCGTTGTGCTTATCTTCAAAGAAACGTAGACGATCTTCAAAATGCTGTTATTGGCTTAAGAAAGGAGCTAATTGAG TACAAGAAACAGTTGACAATTGAGAAGGATGTAACTGCAAAACTCAAGGAACAGCTGGTTGAAAGGAACCAAACAATTGATAATTTACGCAAACATGCCGAGGACACAGAAAACCAGTTCTCTGAACTGAAG GTACAGAAAGACAACCAGGAAAAAGTCGTCGATAATCTGAACAAATCATCATGGATGACGAATTGGTGCATAAGATATATCGGCAAATGTTTGTTGAGCATTTGTCAG